In a genomic window of Piliocolobus tephrosceles isolate RC106 chromosome 1, ASM277652v3, whole genome shotgun sequence:
- the LOC111533104 gene encoding late cornified envelope protein 2A — protein MSCQQNQQQCQPPPKCPPKCPPKCPPKCPPQCPAPCPPAVSSCCGSSSGGCCGSSSGGCCGSSSGGCWSSGGGSCCLSHHRPRLFHRHRHQSPDCCECEPSGGSSCCHSSGGCC, from the coding sequence ATGTCCTGCCAGCAAAACCAGCAGCAGTGCCAGCCCCCTCCCAAGTGCCCCCCAAAATGCCCACCCAAGTGTCCTCCAAAGTGCCCACCCCAGTGCCCAGCCCCATGCCCACCTGCAGTCTCTTCctgctgtggctccagctctGGGGGCTGCTGCGGCTCTAGCTCTGGGGGCTGCTGCGGCTCTAGCTCTGGGGGCTGCTGGAGCTCTGGGGGTGGCAGTTGCTGCCTGAGCCACCACAGGCCCCGTCTCTTCCACCGGCACCGGCACCAGAGCCCAGACTGCTGTGAGTGTGAACCCTCTGGGGGCTCTAGCTGCTGCCACAGCTCTGGGGGCTGCTGCTGA